Within Zonotrichia albicollis isolate bZonAlb1 chromosome 18, bZonAlb1.hap1, whole genome shotgun sequence, the genomic segment ccTAAAGTCTGCAGCATGAAAATTGTAGACACATGTTTAAACCCTCTCAACTCATTAAATACTGTTTTTCAACATTCTTCTTTTTACCCAGGCTATTAAAATTAAAGAACCAAAacccccaaccaaacaaaaacaacccatCAAAAAGccacaaccaaaacaaaaagaaaaccacaaaaaacccaaaacaaaacaaaacaatactacaaaaccaaacaatagACTGACCAAAGAAATCAGAAATATCTTGTAGCATATTACAAGATAAGTGTAATATACTATTACACTTATCTATTTGAAAATGTTCATGTATTAGTAACAATATAACATGAGAATTTGAGTCTGCAGATGTAATGCTAGAATTCTGATCATATCTagtaggaaataaaaaaagaggaaaaaaatatcttaaaCTTGTTATCTAAAACCGTAAAAGAACCTTGAGGatacaaaacacacacaaaagttTCTACCTTTAAAAAAGCTGTATCAAGTTCATGCTCAGGTAAACTACCATTAAACACAATTTCCTCCCAGATTAGAAGTGATTGATTTATAATTTTGTGAAAAACAAAGTTAgcttaaaaattataaattacagaaaattattttttaaatatatatcttCCTAACTTTGGAAGGCAACAGATCACGTTCAggcatttatatatttaatatcaCTGTTAATTACTTATATCTGTTACAATAATACCCTTATGTTTCCTGATCTCTACTAATTGCTGCTAGTTActcccaaaaataaaattttaaaagatagacaaataaatataaaagattaataataaaagaataaactttaaaaaaaaactttcttaCTGCGTGATTTTATCTTGGACCCACTGATCTGTTAGGCCAACAATAGCCCACCTAAAgtttttggaagaaaagaaatagaaaaaaaatgttaaacatACAAATATTCTGTAGAGTATATTATATTTAACCCTCTAAGTATGTAATAGAGCAAATCAGAAGCATTGCTTACCAGCAGTACAGAGAAGTAAATAACAAAGTTATCTACTTTATTATTCCCTCTTTTGCAGACAGACACCTATAGTAccaatctccttttttccatgcaaaatctgttgtttttaattaatttacaCAGATGCATCCTCTATTTGAAGACAAGTATCCACCCCCAAAAGAAACTGGAATCTCATAgaacaacaaaataattttgggaAACCACGCCTGCCTTTGTGGCAGGTTTAAGCTTCCAATCTCTACAGAAAATGATGATGGGAACCTACCACAACATGTCATTCAAATCCTTAGACATGATCCATGCCAGATCAAACATCACCATTGCAGACTGCAGGAGGGAGAAGCAAAAAGACAAATGAGCACAAGCCACAGCTCACTAAACAAACACAACAGCTCAATCTGCCAAGGCCTAGCACGCTCCTAAAGCCCAAGCAATCACCCTGCAGTCTGACAATCTGCCAGCCCCTTCCCAAGAGatgaagcagaaagaaaaatattctagaGAGCTCTGTAAACCTGCATTATATAGAAAGCATTAtcaatttttattgttttattgtttaacAATTAAACAATCAATTAAACTAAAacaattaaatataaataatcaGAGAGGTGAAATGACAGAAAATTTGATGCCCTAAGTGCTGTGTTTGGGATATCCTGACActctgaaagacaaaaaaacaaCATCCCTACATGCTCAAGCCTTTTTGTGACAGTATTTTGTAAATAGATAGTTACCCTTGCAAAGATCTAAAAAAAGCCATAAAACATTAGACTAAGTTAAactacttatatatatatatatatatatatatatatatatatacactgcATCATATATATACAACAATAAGATATAAAAATGCAAGATgcaataatattattatattgaATGGTATTATTAGACAATTATATAATTGTAATAGATAATTATAACATTGGATATTGCCCAATTACTTTTACACCTTAAAGCTTGATGGCAAACAGAGTTTATACTTACCGAGGTTCCATGGTATTCGTATTGCTCATAATCAAAAAGAATTTCTCgtctaaaatggaaaaaaaaaaccagatttgACTAAGTGGGGAACTGGTCATTGcaacaaattaattaaaaaaaataatccagaaaTGGtgattaatatttaaatttcatttaaacaattaaaaatattaaacttgGGCCAGAAATTGTTTATCTGCAAGGCAATTAGACTTTAGTAATAATGCAGAAACCACACTGAAATGTACTCataaagcaaaaaggaaaaataattacatCACTATTCCTCAAATCCCATTTTATCTGATTTGTTCCTGCTCATTCCTATTGACTACAGTGGGATTGTAAAAGTAGAAAACAGAAGGACAAATTTCACCCCAGGACAGACAAGATGAGAATATTACAGCTGTTTGAAGTGAGCCAATGCACCTATTGGTACTCAAATTTTAAATTACTATTTGCAATTTCCTCCATTTAAAGTTTATCTTTATATACTAAATATCTCTCTCACCTTCCTAAACAAAGTTATAACCAAAGCATCTTGCAAATCACAGTTTGTCATCTTGTGTTTGTATTCTTAACACGACTTTaataaaaagtgaaagaaaaagaaacaacataAGAAAAACCCATTCACACACCTGCGTGCTTCCCATTCTCTCCTTTGTCTCCTTCTCATTGTCCTCTCTATTACCTCCTGTAAATTAATTTCCAGGatgttaaaaagaaagaaaaaatattctaataGATTAGCATCTAGATACCCCAATTATTaaactttaattttaaaaatgtaattaaaattttcattaaaaatatttcttctcgTTTAAAAAATTTGCCATTAATAATATGTAATGAGAAAAGCATTACCAAAAATATTGCCAAGGAGCACACATAAGATTTTTGTGAAATATTTAACAGATCTGAGAAAAGCTTTTGTGTAtctgtaattttcttttgaattGGATAGCTTCTTTGGCTAAGGTAGTGCCTTTTCAAattactaggaaaaaaaagtgcaatGCTAATGGGAAGATAACAAAGAtaacatgaaatatttattaaatctAAGGTTGTCTTCATATTTAGTTGTCCCTTAATGTTGCTGGTCCCAtgcctttttttgcttttgtaatataaatagaaaatatgCTACAAGTAACATGGCAAATTTCATGTGCACATTTAATAAACTTTTGTGAGTTGACTGCTACAAGCACAGATAAAATGCATTGCTCAACTATTTGTGAGCTTGTATCTTCTCAAACAGGTTTTTTGTAAAAGGAGTCAATATCTAAACAAGTTCTACTGCTAGACTGCCAAGCCCACAGCACGTGTTAGGAGATGGATCTCTCCAGTTCACTGATTATACAAAGAATTATGTATAAGTAAGTtcaaacaggttttttttttaatttagggaaaatatttctgtgtagttcagacaaataaatattttgttaatGTGAAACTACCTGTTGTTGTAGATTATTTTTAGATCTTGCCCTTGGATTTGTGACCTAATGGAACACAACTTTTAAATCAAATATAATGATGATGTCAAATAGATGTAATAGCAGagttctctttcttcctttcagaaCAGAGCAGAGAACAAACCTCCTCAAATCGTCTGcgcttctccaggggctctgAGCCACCACTTTCATTCTCTGagtcctcttcctcctcctcctcctcctcatctctgAAGATGTCATCGTAAGCAGGAACATCGAGATCATCCTCTTGCTTGACCAACAGCTTAATCTAGCAAGGAGAAAGCTGTACTTTAGAGTAAGTATCTTATTTAGTGAGCAAAATGCTTTCCTActtagaaaagaaattaaaaattaatttaggcTGTATTAATTTCTTGCATAACAAAACATAACATTGGTTTTTAATACAAATACCACACTGATTTATTGAAAATAAGAGTAAAAACTCATGTTGCTTTGTTAGAGCATTATTGAAAATATTATCcttttaatgctttttaaaataaaataatttgttcttGATACTTTAAATTCTAGGTGCTGCTAGATGTTGAGAAATAATACATGTCAGATTCTGAAGGGATGTTTATCCTCTGATTTATGGCAGTTTGATTTACAGCAAAAAGATTAACAGGCGCTTACTACTGACAACTGTCACATTGCTAACTTTAGACATTTCACTATtggaaaaaggattttttctgGTCATGTACATTACTactgcaaatatttatttattaatgctGCTTTCTGACCTACAAGCTAACATTCTAACCAGTTTTGCAAACACAGAAAAGCACTACACTGCTCACCACCACATTCTGGGGAGGTTTTTATGAAAGGAAAGTTTTACCTGTGTGTCATTGTAAACATTCACTACATTAATTGGTCTGTGACTGTCACATACAAAAAAATAAGTGTCTTCTTCAGGCTGCAAGATTTCCAGGAGGTCTACATTGGCACCACAATTAATAAGAACAAAGTATTTGAACTgcaatgaaaagcagaaaaaaaagaagcagctcATTACTTAAATTGCCAGGAGACATGGAAAACTGAAAATACATTTACAAAACCTACAGAGCAGTCATCATTGCCAAAACTTGTGTTTACTCTCTGATATTTGATGTCTCTGAggcagaaattttttttaaggcaaAGCACACAAAAttcaaaaatcccagaattcagGGATGTTGGATATTCAATACCAGCATCTTTATACATCATAATTTGTGCAAACTTCATTTGACTCTATCAACATTATAGCACATCTTTTGGAGGTGATGTTAAAAACTTGACAAGTTTATTACTGGTGGGTTAAATTGTAACCACAGCTTTAAGAAACCACTAATAATAATGAGACTAAGTGTTGATATTTTAAATTGGGAAAGGGAAGCAGTTTATCTTAACAAAAGATGAGCTACAGCTCAAAAATTTTCTAGGATTTTTCACCTGATCTTTATGCTCCAGAAAGGCAGTTTCAAGCTCTTGCCAGCCAGCCACTGGCACGAGTGTGTATTGCACATGGTCACACTGAAACAAAGCCTGCAAGGAAGGaacagctgtgagcagagggGAGGGGAACAGGGAAACAGGGAAACAGCCTCTCTGCAATGCTACACCAGGCTGTGATTGTTCCATGCAAACCCCTAAAATAAAGACATCCCATCCCAAATGACAAATCTGTGTGAGCTCTGAGACTGTGAATCACCAGTCTGCAGTGCCATAACTCATGGAAGCAAAGGCTACAAAGGCAGATTAAAGCTTCCCCCTTTCCCCAGCTCACACCCATGTATAACATCCAGGGTATCCATATTTTCTCATGCTGTCAGCCTGCAGCGACAATGAACCCAGACTTACTTGGAGTATTTTACAAGCACATAATGCATCAACATCTGAAGCAACAAGAAGAAGAACACGctgtaaaaacaacaaaataatagCATTAATAGAGGTGCCAAATAAAGCATGGTGGTACATGAAATGCATAGAACACTGACATCACATAGAGATCATCATAAGCATAAAACAAGATTGCTTCTGAATGGACACTGCAACCAAAATTAACCAGTTTGGATAACTGGCAATATTAAAAACAAGCAACTCCACATACCCAAGATGTTTCAGCTCCTTTAGGGATAAGTAATTACACAGCCTCCTCTGAACCTCACATATTTTTGAAGTTTCACACCGAGTCAAGCCCTACAATTATTTTCATTGTGTTTAGAACGGCCTTCATTTTCAACAGAGATCTGCaattttaactaaaaaaaaatctgtagcaAAATCAAGAGCAAGGCAATTCAAGAAAGAAATACTTTCACGTAAATCAAAGTTGGCTGGTGTTATTTtttgggagggagggacaggttGGTTGGTTcagcttttctttgttttgtgaaTGTTGTTTTATGTTTTAGGGAAAGGGTGTTTTGAGATTTTACTCACAACTGGAGAAATTAAGATAAATGCTTCCATTTGCACAGTCCATAATGTAATTTCATTGGTAGAAATGTCCAAAGATTGTCCAACAAAAGCTTCACCACCTTACCACAGGGAACGGAGTTAAGCAAACCCTGGGTTCAGAATACAAGTGGCAAACAGATGTGCTACATGATTGCAGGAAAACCATTAAAGATCGCAGAAAACAGTATTTAGTGTCTGGGGAAATAACACCAAAACGGCTAGAAAGATattaaactaaactaaactaaagtTCAGAGATGTCATTGTTAAGCATGAGATCCAGAACACACAAAAACACTTTTGCAGAAGGAGGCGAACAGTCAGTGAAATTCCTGGCGAGACCTCACGGCGCTGACGCTGCTTTGTCCCGGTTCCCAAGggcaggaaaggggaaaaacaccCGGGAAAGCGATTTTTACCACCCAGGAAAGCGATTTTTGCCCATCCGAGTGACTGCCGGACCCCCGCCCTCAGCGCGGCCGCCCGGCCGGTGCTCCCCGCCGCCGACCCCCGCCCCGCAGTTcccggagcggggccggcacCGCCCCAGAGCACCGCAGCCCTTCAGCCGGTTCGCCTCAGCAGCCGTGGGCAGACCGGGGACGCCCCACACCGACCCTACGCCGTGAGGCGGCGGGAAGCGCGGCAGCCCAGAACGGGGAGAGCCCCGGGAGAGGCCGCTCGGGGTGCTGCCCCGGCCGGTCACGGCGCGCTGCCCGCACCTGGGTGACGATCACATCGTAGAACTCCCGGCGGCAGTCGGACACGAACATGGCGGGAACGGGCGCGCGCGGCGGGAACGGGCGGCAGCCGCAGGCCTCGCCCGCTCAAACTGGGCGCCAAAGCAGCGCCGCGTCTCATTGGTCTGCGCCTCAAGAGGCGCTGGCCAATAGGAACGCCCTCACCCCGCCTCTGCAGGGCGATCTGCCCAATCTTTTCCGGGGCTTCGCCAATAGGATGCGGAGACGGCGGTGACGATCAGCGCTGCTGGCCAATCCCGAGAGAGCTCCAGCCGGAAGCACCCTGCTGGGTATTGTCGCCGTGTCTGCCATCTTTGCTAAGGGCGAGTTGCTTGTTTTGCCAATAAACGGAAGTCAAAGAAGAAGCGGCAGGGCCGCGCCAGCACCCGGTGACCAAAGAGAAGCCGAGCGGGCAGAAGGGACTCCCAGCGATGGCCGCCTCGGAGGGCGCGACGGCCGGGCTTCCGCCCTCACCCGCAATGGCCGGGTGGGCCGGCGGCGCGCGCGGCACTctgggaggggcggggccgtgggtggggcccagcccagcccgtgAGGCGAACGAGCGGcgctggcccggcccggcccggcccggccgccccgAGCgagcgcccgccgccgccgcagccaTGGTGAGAGCGGGGGCAGCCGGGGAGGGGCCGGGTCACTTCAGGAGCTTTCAGTGGGTGCGGTGACACTTGGTGTGCTGTAGATACTGACGGTCGCGTTcttctctgtgttgttttttctctctAGTTCTCCTTTAATATGTTTGACCACCCCATCCCCCGGGTGTTCCAGAACCGTTTTTCAACCCAGTACCGCTGCTTCTCGGTATCCATGCTTGCCGGACCTAATGACAGGTCAGATGTGGAGAAAGGCGGGAAGAGTATGTGCATGTTTTATTTTGACTAATAAACTGTTGGCAGAGTGTTTGTGAATAGTGTCGAGTATCGCAGCTTTTGGCCGAGGCAGCGCGAACATTTGAAAACACGGTGACAGAGTACTCAGCAGCTTGGGTCGGGCTCCGAGGAAGGAGGATGAGTCATGTTCCCTTGCACTGCTCGGTAATTAAAAGTGTTTACCAAGTGAGTCGGGGTTTATGAGTATTACAAGGAGAGAGACTTCTTCCATAAAGTTTCTTGTTACAATCTTATATCTAGTGTGAGCCACGGAAGTTTATGATTAAGGagtttctcctccccaccgtgtcGTATTTCATTTAATTTGTATAAAGAAAGTAAAAGATTGGCCAACTTAATTTTCAGGCTGTCTGAATGATGCTATGTTGTTTTGAGTTGGTATGGATTGAAGAGCACCTGTGAGCCCTAACAAATAAAATTAGCTTTGGGAAAAATTTTCTTAAGTAAAAGTAATGTAAAACCTTgtcttctcttttatttttccctgattATAATTCTGAAATCTCCACATAGCAAGATATTTGTCATGACTGATTCTACTGAACTGTCTAAAACTGGATTTTCATATTTTGGGAGCTGCCCTTTTTTTGAAAGAGAttttagagaaagaaagaataaaattgtGTGTTATGTACTCTTGTATGGATGTACTTTTCCTAATTTTACACTCTTATTCATTTCTGCAGTAATTATGCCACCATCAGCTTTGGATCAACTCAGTAAGTGAATACTTTATTCTGGAATAACAACATCAGAAATAGGAGCAAGTGTGTAGGCAAATACCACAGTATTTTAGTTATCTATTTAAGACACAAATAGACACTGTGATAATAATTAGtataaaaattgattttgaagGTATTTTCTCTGTCAGAATTCATGGGTCTTGTCTGCCTTCAAGCACAGCCATCTGAAGTGTTTGGCTCCCTGAGCATTTAAAGTCCTGAATGCAATGACACCCTGGATCTGTGTACCTGCTTTCTCTGTAGCTTTGAGCAGTTGGGATACTGGTGTGAGGGGAATCCTCTCCTATGGTCTGGCCCATTCTCTTGCTGATGTTTGATCTCTGAAAGCAAAAATGTGCTAGGGGCTTTTAACAAACAAAactcttttctcctttctcactAGGCCGCCTTAATATTACTTACCCCATGCTGTTCAAGCTGACCAACAAGAACTCAGACAGAATGACTCACTGTGGAGTGCTGGAGTTTGTGGCTGATGAGGGCATCTGTTACCTTCCACACTGGGTGAGCTGCCTCATGCTGGACTGTCAGAACCTGAAAAGTAGGATTAGCAAGTTTCCAAGTTTACTAATAAGGATGTGGAATGTTTCCTGTGCCTGTCTCTGCTGGTCATGTTCTACTACAGCCTTCAGTTCTGGCTCAGGCTCccttctgcagaagtttaactTAGCAAAGCAGACTGCTTTTGACATGCACCTGACTGTTCTTGCTGAAATTGAATATACACAAGAGCTGATATGTACAGGAGAGATATTTGAAAACATCAGACACATTGATAGggctttgtgtgtttgtttccaTTGTTGCAGATGATGCAGAATTTGCTGCTCGAAGAAGGAGGCCTGGTGCAAGTGGAGAGTGTGAATCTGCAAGTTGCTACTTACTCAAAATTCCAGCCACAAAGTCCAGATTTTCTTGACATCACCAATCCCAAAGCTGTGTATCCTTCCTATTCAATTATggaataaggggaaaaaaaattcttccaaaTTGGAATATCAAACAGAGCGAGCTTTTCATGTGTGGCTCATACACTGCCTGTAGTCCATGGCCactgctgctccttctgcaaACAAAAGGGATGGGGAGCTCATGTACAGAGTTGTGGTCAACTGTTGGTACACAGTGTGCTCTGAAGAAGGAGGGGTGTTGGCTTAAAATGTATGATGACTGTAAGGCTTTGATATTTTGctgaaaacaaatatttcatCTTAACATACTCCAAAGACTGGAAAATGCATTGAGGAACTTTGCCTGTCTAACTACTGGGGATGTGATTGCCATCAACTACAATGAAAAGGTACAGTGTAGGGTTGAGGGCTGTAGACTAAGTTCAGTTGTTGGATGTTGGTACTAAAACAATCGACCCAGAGCTGTGCAGTGTTTGGACAAGTAATCCCACATGACAGATTTCACAGTTGGCTTTCTATTGGAGGGAAAAAGGAGTCAGCTAAGTCTttttctgagctgctgtttATGTTTCTTTGGactcacaagaaaaaaaatgctgttgaAAGTTTTACAAGTCAAAGGAAGGAATTTATCCTAAATTCAgaatttgttttcaaaaatgCAGATTAAAGTATAGTAAGTGCAGCAAGGTGCAGTAATGGGTTCTCTGGCTTCTAAGTTAaaaacttttgcttttcagttctCTAAAGACTCTGCAGTATTGAGTCCTCCACCTAAGGAATACTTCCTTCAGGTCTGGAGGGAAAGGTTTAGATGAGCTTTCCTTACACACAGTGCAATCTTCAAATGTCTCTGTCTGTTTCAGATCTATGAGCTTCGGGTGATGGAGACCAAACCAGATAAGGCTGTGTCCATCATAGAGTGTGACATGAACGTAAGTCAGGGCTGATGGGGAAAgtctgccctggctgtgtccccccagAGGGGAGGGCACCTGAgcagtgacagctctgcacacccagcccagctggtgctgcaAGAAAGGTGCAGTCCctggggtagggacaaggacTCACTTGGGAGTGCTCAGGTGCCTTGGTAACCCCATCTGTGATCCTCATTGGCACTTCATGTACATCAGGTGACTGCAGAGCCCAGAATTTAATGTTTAGCTTTGGCATGTTTCATCTGAGTTTTATTTAATAGCCTTGTCTTTACTCACACTCCAGTGATATTGTGGAGCTGTTTTACTGCTCTGTTTCCATTTCATGCTAAGGTTAATTTCTAGGAGGCTTGGTCTTTTTTACTTCTGAGTTAAAATGTTTAACAACCAAACCTTAGTTCTCTTTAGATCAAATGTAGTGATAATTGTTCATGGAGTTTTGAAGAATAGTAGTATAAAGCTTATGATTTGAAGAATAATATTAATCATagtttttttttcatgcttCTTGTGTAAATAGGTGGATTTTGATGCTCCTTTGGGATACAAAGAACCAGAAAGAAGTGCACAACATGAAGAGTCTGCAGTATGTTAAACTTTTGTTCTTCCAAAATGCATTCCCTAGAAGTCACTATTGATTGTAGGGGAAGTGCCAacatacatttttttatttaaacaagTTCCTAGGGGGAAATTTTGCTTACCAGAAGCTTTTGCATGTGTTATTTAGGGGACTGCTGTTTACCAATTGATGTTTTGGGAGAGTGATTGTTCTGAAGTTTTGTTTGGTCAGAAATACTTGAACTGTTTTCATGTTATGTGCATGTGAGAACAGAGACAAAATGAATTTGCTTTTTCCCTCTCAGGATGTGGAGACAGACCACAGTGGATATGTGAGCGATATAGGATTTCGTGTAAGTGCCCTGTTTCTGCTGGTTTCTGAATGCTGTAAAATGGTGAGGGAAAGTTGTGCTGAACAACTGCAAAATATTGGTACCTGTTCTTAGAGATGCTTGTTATTTAACTGGCAAGTGCCTGGGACTGTTTTGTGTAAtcacagccaggtgcagcacgGCCCTCTCTGCAAAGGGCAGATGGGAGACTGAGACAGACCCCTACACCCACAATTCATCAGCTTCTATGTACCAAAAAGAAGCATG encodes:
- the UFD1 gene encoding ubiquitin recognition factor in ER-associated degradation protein 1; protein product: MAGWAGGARGTLGGAGPWVGPSPAREANERRWPGPARPGRPERAPAAAAAMFSFNMFDHPIPRVFQNRFSTQYRCFSVSMLAGPNDRSDVEKGGKIIMPPSALDQLSRLNITYPMLFKLTNKNSDRMTHCGVLEFVADEGICYLPHWMMQNLLLEEGGLVQVESVNLQVATYSKFQPQSPDFLDITNPKAVLENALRNFACLTTGDVIAINYNEKIYELRVMETKPDKAVSIIECDMNVDFDAPLGYKEPERSAQHEESADVETDHSGYVSDIGFRAFSGSGNRLDGKKKGVEPSPSPIKPGDIRRGIPNYDFKIGRITFIRNSRPLVKKVEEDESGSRFIAFSGEGQSLRKKGRKP